The DNA region TCAGTGCCCACCTCTTTGCCATTCCCAACGAGCAGGCCTTGCTGTTTCCAAACCGGACGTGATCTGTCAGCTGGAGCAAGGTGGAGCACTTTGGTGGCCCAAGGGTGGAGTCCCAGGAAGCAGCTGTGCAGGTGAGTTTGGGGGACCCTTCACTGGGAGTAAGGTTATTCAGGGTAGTTTAGCACTTGAAAAGCTTCACCTGGGAGGTAGATCCAAGACACTCTTGTGAATGTCATGAATCTGGAGAACACCCCGTTATTGACACCTGGGACCTTAAGCTGCCAGAGAGAAAGAGTAGGTGTGCCAGGACTGGGGGCAAGACGAGCTCCCAGGCTTTCCCATTGGACAAAAGAGCCTTACAGGCCAAGGATTGGGGCATGCCCTTAGGTCAGAACACAGAACATACTGCCTAAGCTGCCATATCTCCCTGGGGATAATGtattcttccttttcaaaatgtATGTAGTAACctgaacaaaataagaaaaggtctGGTTGTCTCCTTGTCCCCTTCTGTCCGTTTCTCTGTGTCTTTATCAGGATTATATTGcccttatcattttttttttaattttgtgtcccAGCCTTGTATATGGAACAGCTGATGTTGGGTATTTCCTCCTTCCACTTCTCTTTGAATCTGTAaggaaggatggggggaggggctttGTTCAGCTGTGACCTCGCCATTTGGCCCATTCGATTCAGTGTTCTTCTGTTATCATAGAGGAAGTTGCTGTAACTCTGGTAAAAGGAAGTCTTTATTTCCCTTCAGTCACACCCTCGGGACCCAGCCCAAGGATGAGGATGTtggggatgatgatgacaatgatagctagcgtttatagagcaccaggcactgtgccaagtgctttacaaatattatttaatttgatcctcacagcagccctagggtagaggtgctattattcccattttacagtggaggaaactcatgcagacagaggttaagtgacctgcccagggtcgcacagctgctcagtgtctgagtctggatttgaattcaggtcttccttaactCCATTCTACACTCTGTGCACTGTCAGAGGCCGTGGTTCCTATAACCATACAGCTTTTCAGGTAGACAACCCCAGTTCTCAGCTTAGCAGGTGATGCTTTGTAGCTTGACTGCCATTTAACCTTAACATTTTAGAAACATCTTCAAGACACTTCAAAACATCTTCATTCATTTGTGTGCcagagttgttttcttttgtatttcattGCCAGAGATTTTGTTTTGTGGAAGAAGTGAATCTTTGTATGCtttcaccttttattttttgtgaaaTGCATCTGTGGTGCTTACAATTTGTATCACTGCCTTTAGTTTTTAAATGTCAGGTATTTAGCAGAAATATTTATGGCATTTTTTCCCaacctagttttcttttttagcatAGAGACACTGACtttttgcatgcaaaatttttatttaattacattcatCTATTTTGTCTTCAATAATTTCTTGTTTGTTGGAGTGAGTCCCACcttttccctgtctccctcttGTCCATAATTCCTCTTCATGTTCTTTTTCGTTTATTTCTCCACATGTATTTTCTTATCATTTTGTTTAATTCCATGTTAAGGAGCCTGGTAATATTTAGATTTGTGTCATGATAGTTGTATGAATTAATTTGATTGGTATTGCCATCATTACTACATTAGCTTTTCCTAACTATGGGTAGTAGATCTTTCACTATttgcttatttctttatttaaaattaattacttaaaattaatttttttgaatcagtaaaaatccaccttctttccttctccaagtcttcccaattaagaagaaagaaaaacaaaacccctgttagACTAACCATATAAATTTCTACACTGGCCATTCTCCCCCCACttacttccttatttcttattatGCACTTTGAGCCCTTCACGTCTCTATCTGGAGATGGGCAGTGTGTTTtttcatgagtcctctggaattgttgttggtcattacactgatcagagttcctaggTCTTACAAAACTGTTTGCCTTTATGATACTCTTGTTGAtgaataaattgtttttctggttttactcacttcacttggcatcggTTCGTACAggctttcccaggtttttctgaaactatccccttcctcctttttcacgGCACAGTAAGttttccatcacagtcatataccacaacttgtttagccattccccaactgaagaaCATGCCTTCAGTTTTCAAAAGAGCTGTTCTAAATAGTTTTGTATGTCCTTAgatagtttgttttgcttagaattAGTCATTCCCTCCCTTAATTTGCCCTCCCTCTTGCTCCCTCCTCTGGATGTTGGGTATAATATtcctgggcattttcattttggggtatcTTTTAGGagggtagattctttctatttccactttgccctctggttctaagagatttgGTCAGTATTCTGTtgtgattttttgaaatatgatatctttGTTCTTTTTATGCTCATAGCTTTCAAGTAGTACAACGATTCTTGaattatatttcttcatttttttttaatgtcagttgtttttgctgttgcattttcttctcttttttcagtcttttgattttgttttaatatttcttgatgtctgATAAAATcctttggcttctatttggttcattctaattttgaGGGAGTTTGTTACTTGGGCAAGGTTTTTCATCTTTTGTGCTAAcctgttaattccctttctaattttttttccatagctttcatttataaaaatagtttaactcgttttttcccccaaatcttgCTTCATCCTTTCCaaaaattctagttgaatttgtgtacaagccatgtttttctttgaggctttgcttatagatgttttggagtcattcatttttttgtgtgtgttaacAGGCAGCAAGGTGGGGCTTAGAAcaatgtgtggcacatagtagtgctatataaataaatgttggcTATGATGGTGATCTTTGTGTTTGTATCATGAGTGTTACCACTATAGCTTTTTATGgtaggactctttttttttttgctcattcttctagcctGTTTCTTGGCTTTAGACTTTATTTTAGGGCCATTCTCTGCACACTTCTGGAGGAATGGCTAGACTATTTCTGTTACTGCTTTTATTGGAGTATTGAGTGTTCCAGGATTTAAGAGAGAGCTAaggctggggacctgcaagcttttAGTGTTCTCAGAGTGGACTGAACCAGGGCAAAGCCTGATTGCTGGCCTCCTGGTCAGAGCTCTATGAGTTCTTGACCTGGTTTGGGTCAGAGCATCTGTTGGCTTGCCCCATCTGAAGTTCCAGTAGACTGCTGCTAGTCTCTGCTAGTCTTAGGCATCCAGAAAGCTCCTTATGGTTAATGGGGACAGAACCGTTGGcctccctttggtctgggattcatGCCCTGGTTGTTCTGCTGTAGACTCCAGATTAGGCTGGAAACTGGAAATGAGAACACCACTCAGTCTTGGGGTCAGAACTACTCAGCTGCTTCTGGCCTCTGTACTTGCTCcctgcctggtacacagcagacCCGCAGTATTGCTCTTTGGCACatgccctggatctgtgacctggaaGTGGGTAGTGAATGACAGAGCTCCCAGTGGACACCTGTTGCTGTACTCTGTCCAAGTTTAGGCCTCTCTGTGCTGGATCTGAGTCATCTTCTTGCCTTAGAGGTCTCTAGCTCTCCCTGGGCTGGAATGTTCCATGTAACATCTGTTTGGAAGAATTGAGGTGGCAGGGGAATCTTTCTGTGCTTCTTGTTACTCtgccattttttccccatttgtttaATAATTTCTATATTTATGTTTAGTTTTTCATTCATTGTCTTTATCCATGGTTCTTCTGTGTCCAAGTAGCTCAATTCCTATGTACTTGGTAAATTTTGTCATTGTTATaaattatatttctctttccatcactTCTGGTTTTTGCCAGTTGTATGTAGATGTGCAAGTGATTTTAATAGGACTTCTCAGTGAGAGGCAGTGAAGACCTGGACTAGGCTGGTGAGGATACAGATGTGAGATATGGgtgatgatgaaccagcaaaggtgACTAAAATGGAGGGTCAGGTCAGTAGGAAGAGACCCTGGAGAGAACAGTGACAGTGACAGGAATACTGTGTGTGCTTTCTTCCAAGTCACTGCCGGAAGTGTCAGACAGCACAGGGCCAAGGGCAGCTCCTGGAAACATTCACTAGAGTTCATCTCAAGCCATTAGTGAGTATCTTTTGAGTCTGGCCACTCAAATAGTGCCGAATTCCCAGAAAAGTGCTCTTCTGTGGCCCTGACACCGTGGGACTTAGAGATGAGCAGGGGCCTGAGTGGGCATCTTGTTCTGCCCATAGCTAGATAATCCACTTTATGTGATATTGAATTGTTCACCTAGCTTTTACTTGAGTGTGTCTAGTACAGAGGGACCAACTGCCTGCCAAAGCTTCCAGCTCCACTTTTGTTAGATCTGATTgttagaaatgttttcttttgacCAAGCCTAGATTTGTTTCTTCTCTGCTCtcatttattgtttcttgttcttgcctttggggccaagtagaacaaacTGAGTCCTCCTTCCAGGTGACATCCCTTCCAGTACTGCAGATGCAGCTTTCATTTcgattctctctcccctccccctaccccccagtTCCTCCAAGTGTTCTTCTCcagttctcttccttctcttcaactGGGGGCCTGTTCACAAAGGACTTTTCTTACCTGAGTAAAAAGAGTCTGAGAACTGGAGGGACCTTTAAGGGCCTTTATAGTATCCTCAATACACAGACCCAGACTATAGTTAGGCAATAGTGTAGGTCTCTATAACAGTATGTGACTGTACACCTAACCAGCTGGCACAGAGAGTTAGAAACGAGCCCCTGAGAGGCTGGTAGTGCCACAGGAAAACAAGCATGCTGTTGCCCCGGTGGCAGAGCTGTGGATTAGGAAGCATTCACTCACACAGAAGGAGCTCCATAATTGCTCACACTCTTTAACCTTATTATCACATGACTAGGACTATGCCCTCAGCATGGTGTCAGTAAGATCTGCCCACATGAAAGTGGCCCTAGTTGCATCCTACATGTTGGATGAAGAGGGAAATCATCCTCATTCCCCTTCGAacaaataactgaagaaaatgtggcatatgaatgtaattggaTATTGTCATGCTGTATGAAATGACagatatgaaaaataaagagaaatctgagaagacataaaaggtgatgcaaggtaaaaaaaaatacatgttgaCTGTATCTTAATAATGGCAAAAATGTGTTACAAATACACAGAAAGGGGAAGTAAGCACACATTCTGAAACAAGGTctgtttaaatgttttatttctttcagattggGATATTAGGCCTGAAGTCAAAGAGTCATCTCCAAAGCTGGCCATTTCTATAAAAGAATCATCCAATGAGACACTCATACGAGCTGGTGTCTGTGTCTCTAAGTTGAAATATTCTTGGGAATGTGATGCTAGATTAGAGAAACAGCTGAGCCTAGAGGAGAGACATTCTAAACAAATAAAACTCatccaaaggaaaactcccaatgaaggaagaaaaaatgaatataataaatatggGAGAAGCTTTGCTCCAGAGCCAACCCTTTTTCCACAACAGAGAGAATTGATTGAAAAAAGTCTCCATGAGTATGACATGCAGAAGAGCTTCAGACTGTATTCAGAGCTAAGAAAATATAATAGTATATGCTCAAAGAAGATATTTTCTGTGTATAATAAATATGGAAAATCCTTCAGTTATAATTTAGAACTTATCAAAAAGCATGGAACACCTGTTGGAGAGAAAACTtacgaatgtaatgaatgtggcaagACTTTCCGTCAGAGCACAGGACTTATTCAACATCATagaattcatacaggagaaaaaccttataaatgtaatgaatgtgggaaggccttccgtCAGAGCTCAGGCCTTATTCAACATcatagaattcatactggagaaaaaccttataaatgtagtaaatgtggaaaagccttctgTCAAAACTCAGGccttactcaacatcagaaaattcatactggagagaaaccttatgaatgtaataaatgtgGAAAGACCTTCCTCCGGAATACTGAATTAACTGAACACCAGATAACTCATACTGGAgcaaaaccttatgaatgtaatgaatgcgGGAAGGCCTTTTGTCAGAGGGCAGAACTCAGTCgacatcataaaattcatactggagagaagccttataaatgcaatgaatgtgggaaagccttccgcCAGATTACACACCTTACTCAACATCATaaaatccacactggggagaaaccttatgaatgcaatcaatGTGAGAAGACCTTTCGTTATAGCTCACACCTTACTCGTCATCGTAGAACTCATACAGgggagaaaccatatgaatgttatgaatgtgggaaggccttccgcAGGAGTTCTCACTTTATTCGACATCAgataattcatactggagagaaaccttacaaatgtagtgaatgtgggaaggcctttcgCTGGAGCACAGGACTTAGCCGACATCAGAGAACTCATAACAGAGAGAAACCTTAACGTAAAGGATTTGACAAAGTCTTCTATAGTTCATGCCTTATTCAGCAGTagggattcatactggagagaagtcttatgaatgtaatgagtaAGAGAATGCCTTTACTCAGGCCACAGGGCTTATTTAACATTAGATAATTCGTAGTGGAGAGAAACATGAATATAATAAATGTGGGAAGCCCCTTCCCCAGCAAATAAAATTTAGTAAATTTCAGATAATTAATCCtggagaaaatctttatgaaTATAATGATAAAGGGAAGACTTTTCTCCAAAGAGAATACCTTACAAtaaatcatagatgtagaactaAAAGAggcctcagtgaccatctagccCATCCTCCTCTTTACtagtgaggagactgaggcccagggaggtgatttgcccaaggtcacacaggcagtcttTCCCTCCTGGGAGGTGGAGGGAAACCCCTCTAAACACATCTAGCCCTAGAGAACTGTGGGATAGGGAAGGGCTTCCAGACTGGGAATATCTAggccagagaagagaaagcttaCGGAGGGATGTCATAATTGTCAAGGCATAGAAGGATTctatttgttctgtttgtcccTAAAGGGTAGGACTAAGGGCAGTCaggaaagttttaaaagaaaatttaggcaATTAGGGTAGCAATCCATTGGTAGACAGGGTTGCCTTGAGTGGCAGGTAGTTGGTTACCCCTCACTGGATGCCTTTAAGCACAGTCTGAATGAGGATTTTGTTGGTATGTTTGGGGAGTTGCTGTTCACATATAGTCTAAAGTAGGTTTCTTCtgtggtcctttccaattctgagattctcatTCTAAGAATCCATAGTGGAGAAAAGGCTTAAGAATATAGTAAATGTAACTTGTAACTGTACATTCTCAAATTATTCTCTTAGGAGATACAGGTTTGCAGCTCCACCGCCAATGAATGAATACTTGCCCCTTCACCCTTTcatgcacattgtgttgctgctTCGAattatttttgctgatttttacTAGTGTGAGGTGTTGCCTCGatgttgtttgtatttgtatctgatTTATAACGAACCCTCTGCCTGCATCCTTGAGCTCATTCTATCCCAACTTCACCAGCAAAATGCCTCCTCTTATTATCTCCACTCTCTTCAATCTCTTTTTATCTACTGGTTGCTTCCCTACTGGCTACAAACATAATCATGTCTCCCCCATATTTAAATATTCTCACTTGATCTGGCCATCACCAATAGAAGTTGTCCTATATCTCCCCTTGTGGCTCACCTTGAGAACACCATCTACAATCAACATTTTCATTTCCTGTCTTCTCACTTGCTTCTAAACCCTCTGTACTACGGCATACTGCTTTTTCAAAAATTACCAGTGATATCTTAATTGCCAATCTATCAATCCTTTCTTAATCTTCATTGACACATTTTGCTTTCCTTTCAAGGAGATTTGTGAGAATAATGAATACCAACAATTCTCTGCATGAATGTCTATttatggttaaataaattgtggtccAAAAGTGTGATGGAATTTTATCCTGCAATTAAGATTGGCAATTCTGAGGAATATAAGGAAGTATGGATGATGCGGAGTGTCTAAATGAAGATCCAAGAGAACAGTACCTCCTAGTAATCAGAtgagaggaagaaataggaaTGAGAATCAATGGAAAACTAAGAATCCTGATGGAGACATAGAAGGCTGGATCGAAAAGGTGTTATGGCATTTTGTAGGTTAAATTCCATTTGTTTAAATGTAATAGTTGCAAAGCAAGTTTAATTATTTGTATTGTTGTTCAAGGTTGTTGATAATGTATAGAGGCGGTGGTATAGTGAGAGAGCTGATCTCAGAGCTTAGAAGACCATGGTGCCTTTGACACCTGGCTgggtgatgctggacaagtcgcagcttctcagtgctccaggcaactgGGTAAGACTATGAGTTTCATGACCAGTGTTGGTGTAGAGGTCTTCCTCGCTATGGGCTCCCTATACCAATTAAGTCAAAGTTCAGTCCAAAATTTTgtatatagtaaatgctttattaaaagaaaagttatgaGTGGGAGAAGGATTTCAGTAAGCTTTCATATGTAGCTGCAGTCCTCAAAAATTAACAGAATAATTAATCATGCTTGCCTTCTTTAGTCATGGAGAAGAGGAATCTTgacttcttgccaaggcaaataaCCCATCCCCACCTCCCTGCTCTAGGACATTGCTTCAGCTGTGTCTTGTCTCTTGTGCTTACATCTACAAACCATGCCACCCAATGGATCCATTCCACACTGCCTAGAAACATGCTTCAGTACTTTAAAAAGCCTACCTTTGACCTTCCACTTGATCCATCTAccatctcccttcccttctcccctttactTCCAAACCTCTGGCATAAGCTCTCTATACCGAGTTCCTCCAGTTCCTCACCACCACAAAGCCTTGCAATCTGATTTCTTTTGGGCCTCTCTACTAAAATGGCTCTCCTAATGGTCATTATTGACCTCCTAATTGCCAACTAGTGACCTTTTCCCTTATGGTTTTTATCATTCTTTggctcaatgtttttttttttaacatcaccacCCAGCCTTTCCTTCTGAGTACATTCTACCTCCATGTCTTCAGATATTGCAACCTTTTTGGTTAATGTTAAGTCTAATCACTCATTTGTCTGGATAACCTGCTAAGATTTGCAGTATTCTTCCTCACTATGACTGTACGAAGCAAATTGTGGAAGCATAATtagcctcactttacagattataAACCTGAGGCTCTTAGGGATTACAAGTTTTGCCTGTCTTCTGCCAACGAGTCCAGCTTTATAGTGGGATTTGACTCTGGGTTTCTCAGCGTAAGTCCAGCACTCTGGACTACACCACACCATGCTAGTTAATCTCTGAACTTCTCTGTCCCCATTTGCTCATCTTTTCCTCAGCCCTTAAGCTATATATTTTctccaagatatatatatatattttctccaagatatatgtatatatctatctatctatatctatatctatctatctatctatctatctatctatctatctatctatctatctatctatatataccttTTGCCCTCTTTCCttgcctctcccttcttcccctaggGAGCCTCATTTGGTCTCAGAGCTTCTGGTCTCACTGACCCTTCATGTCCAGTCATGATCTCTGGAACTTAAGATGAGTATCACCATTTCTGTTAATCACACCCTTATCTCCCTACTTTCCCATGTAGGAAAACTACCATTGCTTTTGACTCtttactctctctttcttctcataTCTAATTAGTC from Trichosurus vulpecula isolate mTriVul1 chromosome 1, mTriVul1.pri, whole genome shotgun sequence includes:
- the LOC118853821 gene encoding zinc finger protein 454-like — protein: MTAGQAGQASLVFRESVTFKDVAVDFTWEEWGHLGPAQKELYREVMLENYRNLVCLGLAVSKPDVICQLEQGGALWWPKGGVPGSSCADWDIRPEVKESSPKLAISIKESSNETLIRAGVCVSKLKYSWECDARLEKQLSLEERHSKQIKLIQRKTPNEGRKNEYNKYGRSFAPEPTLFPQQRELIEKSLHEYDMQKSFRLYSELRKYNSICSKKIFSVYNKYGKSFSYNLELIKKHGTPVGEKTYECNECGKTFRQSTGLIQHHRIHTGEKPYKCNECGKAFRQSSGLIQHHRIHTGEKPYKCSKCGKAFCQNSGLTQHQKIHTGEKPYECNKCGKTFLRNTELTEHQITHTGAKPYECNECGKAFCQRAELSRHHKIHTGEKPYKCNECGKAFRQITHLTQHHKIHTGEKPYECNQCEKTFRYSSHLTRHRRTHTGEKPYECYECGKAFRRSSHFIRHQIIHTGEKPYKCSECGKAFRWSTGLSRHQRTHNREKP